The following proteins are co-located in the Scomber scombrus chromosome 2, fScoSco1.1, whole genome shotgun sequence genome:
- the LOC133997744 gene encoding pannexin-1-like, producing the protein MAIAHVATEYVFSDFLLKDPTEAKYKGVRLELAADKIVTFLAVGLPLFLISLAFAQEVSVGTQISCFAPSNFSWRQAAYVDSFCWAAVQQQADSSPLWLHKFFPYILLSLAILMYIPALFWRFTAAPHLSSDLNFIMEELDRFYNQAIRLAKNLATLDNKDGPEDTPSALELTEGCFKYPLVEQYLKTKRFSHSLVVKYLVCRGLTLLILLLACLYLGYYIRLASLTDEFPCDLRTGVLKNDSTVPPAVQCKLVAVGVFRLLSYINLGVYVLLAPLVVYSSLGPARQSSNFLRPYEMLPGFGALGVVTPFYNDLSIYLMFLQENLSELKSFKCLEVLELLQEAGDEGFDTMCLLRTLGQVKTDVLDSKKPCSRKNTKNTNKSEA; encoded by the exons ATGGCGATTGCTCACGTAGCCACCGAATACGTTTTTTCCGACTTTTTGTTGAAGGACCCCACGGAGGCGAAGTACAAAGGCGTGCGTCTGGAGCTGGCGGCGGACAAAATAGTCACGTTTCTGGCGGTCGGGTTGCCTCTGTTTCTCATCTCACTCGCGTTTGCCCAAGAGGTGTCAGTCG GTACCCAGATCAGCTGCTTTGCTCCCAGTAACTTCTCTTGGAGACAGGCAGCGTATGTGGACTCCTTCTGTTGGGCAGCAGTGCAGCAACAAGCTGACAGTTCACCACTATGGCTACACAAG TTCTTTCCATACATCCTGCTCTCACTCGCCATCCTCATGTACATCCCTGCCCTGTTCTGGCGTTTCACTGCCGCTCCACATCTCTCCTCTGACCTCAACTTCATCATGGAGGAGCTCGACCGCTTTTACAATCAGGCCATCAGACTGGCAAAGAATCTGGCGACTTTAGATAACAAGGATGGACCTGAGGACACACCGAG TGCTCTGGAACTGACCGAGGGCTGCTTCAAATACCCCTTAGTGGAGCAGTATCTGAAGACTAAGcgcttctctcactctctcgtGGTAAAGTACCTGGTATGCCGCGGCCTGACTCTACTCATCCTCCTGCTGGCCTGCCTCTATCTCGGCTACTACATCCGATTGGCCTCACTCACCGACGAGTTTCCCTGTGACTTGCGCACAGGAGTGCTGAAGAACGACAGTACGGTGCCGCCAGCTGTCCAGTGTAAGCTCGTGGCGGTGGGTGTCTTCAGGCTGCTCAGCTACATCAACCTGGGGGTGTATGTGCTTCTTGCTCCGCTGGTGGTGTATTCTTCTCTTGGACCGGCGCGCCAGAGCTCCAACTTCCTCCGGCCGTATGAGATGCTACCGGGCTTCGGTGCCTTGGGTGTGGTCACACCCTTCTACAATGACCTCAGCATCTATCTGATGTTCCTGCAGGAGAACCTGAGCGAactcaaatcatttaaatgtcttgAG GTGCTGGAGTTGTTGCAAGAGGCAGGTGATGAGGGGTTTGACACCATGTGCCTATTGCGAACTCTGGGACAGGTGAAGACGGATGTGTTGGACAGCAAGAAGCCGTGCTCACGAAAGAACACCAAAAACACGAATAAGTCTGAAGCATAA